Below is a window of Oceanipulchritudo coccoides DNA.
GATTCTGGGGTTGGCGGTCTTGATCGGGGTGCTGGATCCCCAGCCACACAAAGAGGCAACGCTGAAGCTGCCGGCGGGATCGGCAACCCGGCATCGGGAGCAACAGCGCACGACCGAGAACCAGCTGGCCCAGCTGAACCGGATGCAATCGGAGGGCCTGAACACGTTGATGCAGCCGATGCTGGAGGCGACCCGACCGGAGCTGGCGGTGGCATCCCCGGATCTGGCCCAGTCAATCGGGGCGATGGGAGCGATGCTCCCGATGGGGTCGATTTTTCAGGGTAGCCTGAGTGCCTTCACGGACGGGATGGATGCGGATTCACTTCCCCCACCCGATCCGGTCTCCTTCCTCGGGGAAAGCCTCAGCGCCCGGCGCATCGTTCTCCTGCTGGACGTCTCGGGCTCGGTGAAAAGCAAGATGGAGCGCGCCGGGGTCTCCATGGAAAAGCTGCGCGAGGAAGTGCACAAATTTGTCGACCAACTCGGTCCCAATCACCTCTTCGGGATCATCCAGTTCACCCGCAAATGGCAAGCCTTCCGCGACGAACTGGTTCCTGCCACAACAAAGGTTCGTGAGGAAGCGCGCGAATGGATCAATTCCTCCTTCCGGACAAACGGGACCAGCGGGCACAACTGGAATGGCGGCTTTCCCAACGGTATCGAGGCCGTCATGACACAGGCCTTCGCCATGGATCCCCAGCTGGATGAGCTATTCCTCGTCAGCGATTGCGACTTCCAACGCACACCCCCCGGCGGTGGCGGGCAGGATGTCCCATGGGCGCAGTTGCGGGATCTCACAAAGCAGCTCCAACAACAATCCATCGGCGAGACGCGACTGCGGGTCCTCTGCTTCTACCCTCCCGAGGAAGCACTGGCCGATTTGAAGGCGTGGGTCCGCGAAACCGGCAACGGGACGCTGCGGGTGTTTTAACTGGGAATCACACAGGTCTAACTACGAGTCGCGCAAATCACCCGAATACTATAAAAACTATAAAGCGCACTACTTTGGATTTCGTGTGATCCGCGTAATTCGGAGTTAAATGATGCAGCGCTCACCGCGTTTTCAGCGGCTTCGGCACAATCTCCTTCCCAACCGGCATGAGGGCGGCGCCGGCCAGCTTGAAATGGGCAAATCCAAAGGGAATCCCAATGATCGTAATGAAAAGGACAATACCCGCGAGGGCGTGGCTGATAGCAATCCAGATGCCGGCAAAGATGAGCCAGAAGATGTTGAGCAGGCCCGAGAAGACCGAACCTCCCCTGCCCTTTGGGGAATCGATCAATTCCTGCCCGAATGGGAAAGCGGAAAACATGGCGATGCGCCAGATTCCGGGGACGAAGGGCAACCCGATAATTGTGATGGCAAGGATGAGCCCGCCGATGAACCACTGGATAGCCATGATCCATCCACCCAGGACAAACCAGAGAAGATTGAGGAGAAGACTTATACCTTTCATGCGATTAGCCTTCTATGAAACATACAAGAATGGCGAGTGTTTTGAGCTGCGCATTGGAATCATTTTTCGAACGCTAATACTCGGCCGACAAG
It encodes the following:
- a CDS encoding YccF domain-containing protein, whose product is MKGISLLLNLLWFVLGGWIMAIQWFIGGLILAITIIGLPFVPGIWRIAMFSAFPFGQELIDSPKGRGGSVFSGLLNIFWLIFAGIWIAISHALAGIVLFITIIGIPFGFAHFKLAGAALMPVGKEIVPKPLKTR